A window from Peromyscus eremicus chromosome 5, PerEre_H2_v1, whole genome shotgun sequence encodes these proteins:
- the Fbxl8 gene encoding F-box/LRR-repeat protein 8 yields the protein MVEPVEKLPEEVLALIFRELSLRDRAVAARVCKAWAVAATSSAVWHATSVSCDCELEDLLPPYLSACLDHIHNLRLEYEPSKKPSRRAATALLTALAGRAPGLRGLSLECRGEKPLFDAGGDILSAVHAVCRTAHQLHHLDLRRLPYTLDDSLVLQAARDCPELRSLFLDNHALVDNVQPSSVLKLLEACPHLRALGLHLASLSRAALELLAAPHRAPFALLALRCACPEDARAPLLPDEAWATLSCRHPGLEVELELEPALPDEAVMRVLQPAVPVAVLRLNLSGDTVGPVRFAARHYAETLRALEVRASASTELHTALEELAARCAGLREIHCFCVVRPSVLDAFRAHCPRLRSYTLKLKREPHPWRPTLVR from the exons ATGGTGGAGCCCGTAGAAAAACTGCCAGAGGAAGTGTTGGCACTCATCTTCCGTGAACTGTCTCTCAGGGACCGTGCTGTGGCTGCCAGAGTCTGCAAGGCCTGGGCTGTGGCCGCCACCAGCAGTGCCGTGTGGCACGCCACCAGCGTCAG TTGTGACTGCGAGCTGGAAGACTTGTTGCCACCATATCTGTCCGCCTGCCTGGACCATATTCACAACCTAAGGCTGGAATATGAACCATCAAAGAAGCCCAGCCGCCGAGCGGCCACCGCGCTACTGACTGCTCTGGCAGGCCGAGCCCCCGGACTTCGAGGCCTGAGCTTGGAATGCCGCGGAGAGAAGCCACTTTTCGATGCCGGCGGCGACATCCTGAGCGCTGTGCATGCAGTCTGCAGAACCGCTCACCAACTGCACCATCTCGACCTGCGCCGCTTGCCCTACACACTGGACGACTCGCTGGTGCTTCAGGCTGCACGTGACTGTCCCGAGCTCCGCAGTCTTTTCCTGGACAACCATGCACTGGTGGACAATGTGCAGCCCAGCTCTGTGCTCAAGCTTTTGGAGGCCTGCCCGCACCTGCGCGCCCTTGGACTGCATCTGGCTAGTCTGTCGCGTGCCGCGCTGGAACTGCTGGCTGCGCCACATCGCGCCCCTTTTGCACTCCTGGCACTGCGGTGCGCGTGCCCCGAAGATGCTCGCGCGCCCCTTCTGCCTGATGAAGCCTGGGCGACATTGAGTTGCCGCCACCCTGGGCTGGAGGTGGAGCTGGAACTGGAGCCCGCGCTTCCAGACGAGGCCGTAATGCGCGTCCTGCAACCAGCAGTACCAGTGGCTGTGCTGCGTCTCAACCTCTCGGGTGACACGGTAGGGCCAGTGCGCTTCGCAGCGCGCCACTACGCCGAAACTTTGCGCGCCCTCGAGGTGCGCGCGTCCGCTTCCACCGAGCTGCACACCGCTCTGGAGGAGCTGGCGGCGCGCTGCGCGGGCTTGAGGGAGATACACTGCTTCTGCGTGGTGAGACCCTCGGTACTGGACGCCTTCCGCGCGCACTGTCCGCGCCTGCGCAGCTACACGCTCAAACTAAAGCGTGAACCGCATCCCTGGCGGCCCACGCTGGTGCGGTGA